cattggcaggcagattctcaaccactgcgccaccagggaagccccggattgtttgtttttttgatattgagctccacgagctgtttgtatattttggagattaatcctttgtccgttgtttcatttgcaaatattttctcccattctgagggttgtctttttgtcttatttatggtttcctttgctgtgcaaaagattttaagtttaattagaacccatttgtttatttctgtttttattttcattactctaggaggtgggtcaaaaaagatcttgctgtggtttacgtcaaagagtgtttttcctatgttttcctctaagagttttatagtgtctgatcttacatttaggtctttaatccatttggagtttatttttgtgtatggtgttagggagtgttctaatatcattcttttacatgtagctgtctagttttcccagcaccacttattgaaaaggctgtcttttctccattgtatgttcttgcctcttttgtcataaattaggtgaccatatgcacGTGGGTCtatctctcggctttctatcctgtaccattgatctatatttctgtttttgtgccagtaccatactgtcttgattaccgtagctttgtagtatagtttgaagctggggagcctgattcctccagctccgtttttctttctcaagattgctttgactatttcgggggtttttgtgtttccatacgaattgtaaaattttttgttctaattctgtgaagaatgccattggtagtttgatagggattgtgttgaatctgtagattgctttgggtagtatagtcattttcacaatattgattcttccagtccaagaacatggtatatttctccatctgttcacTCTAAACTTTTAATACTGGGGTTCCTCAAGGCGTGGTCCTAGAcccacttcttttcattctagTTGTGGTTGAAGAAGGAATTCAGATTgaggaagaatttttttgttttttttttggttttaaaaaaaggaagaggtttTATTTATAAACAAGTCAAGAGAATTGATTGTGAAGATTCCtgaggaggagaaaaggggaaTGGGATCTAAAGCTCAAATGGAAGGACGAGACATCATCTGAATGCTGATAAATGCCCTGGAAGGAGGTATGGGGTCAGGAAAGGGAGGATATTGCTGTGTCATTTCCCTCTCTGCAGTCTCTCAAAGTCTGAAGACAAAAGACCCCTAAGCCAGCAGagctctccttttcctccttccacaCTGGAAGGGAGAGTCCACAACTTTGAACTGCAGAGGAAACAAAAGTATACTCATGGGGAATTGGCAGCTACTGCCAAGATGATGGAATGGAACATTGGAGCACATCAGGCCCAGAGGTGAGGAGAAAAGGAATACAGGAAGGTAGGCAGGGAAAGAAACTAGGGCCCTCTAGGGAAAGGCAAGAGTTGATGGGCCTCATAGTTGCTAATTACATGTTGAGAAGTAAGAAACATTTAGTCCTGTGTAGGCAGTGAGGCTGAACTGAACCAAGCTTCAACTCACTAGAAACTTGGAATAACAGGCTTAAATGTAAGCAAGAGAGTCATTTGAAATGGAAACCAATAGGATGATCCTTCACATGGAATTCTCAGAATCTGAAAGGCTAGCATCTGGCCCTGGGAGTgaagaacacacacacaggctaTGGCTAACCCCCAGGGGTCAGCCCGGTATGTGTCAGGAGGCCCACTGGACAAACATCAAGATGAGAGCCAGAATCAGCATGGCTAGCTCAACTAGCAGAGCAGGAATCTGAGTCAGTAGGCAAGGTCTGGGATCAGGTTCTCAAATTACAAGTAAGCTTTCCCCATATTGGGAGGACAGGACCCTCTAGAGTGTATATCAAGAAAGTGTTGGGGACTATGGTTTGAGAGACTGGTCCTTGAATACAGCTGCCTAACTGTGGGAATGGGAGGAAATCATGATCTCTAGGACTTTCCTTCTTACCTAGGGATTGCTCTGCTGTGTGGGAGAACTTGTCTATTTAAATCAGTTTCACACTGGACATCCGTCTCATGtggtatgtatgtaccacatgcatacacatgcTTACGCCTTTGGCTGGAGACTGGGATACAGCATAGCATAATGTTCAAGAGggtggactctggagtcagaccaccTTGGTCCAAATCCTGGCTTTGCTACTTCttagctgtatgaccttaggcaagttaattaacctcttctggcccttagttttcttatctgtaaagtgagacTAGTAACAATACCTATCTAATAGGGCTGTTGTAAGAATTCAACGTGTTAAAGTACTTAGAAAAGTGACTGGCACAAAGTAAgtattatatcaatatatatgatTATTAATAAGATGAGGTGGGGTGGCATTCTAAAGTCCTTGATTTCTTCCAGTTGCCCTAGATGGGTCCCATAAGGAAAAGGAAGGATTTGCTAAACCATTTCCCTGTTGTTATTTCTGGTCAGAAGAGCTCAGTATTGAAAGAAGTAGAAGAGCACCTGAGAGTTTCCAGTAATCCATACCTGGCTAGAATGAGAGGCTGAGAGAGAGCGGCTGAGAAACGCTCACCTGTCACAGCTCTTGTGGGTGAGCACTGATCCTCTGGAGTTGTGAGTTTTTGTAAGAGACACTCTTACAGCACATGTGGTTTCTGGTTCATCCAGAGTGGACCTCCGTGCCTCCTAGGTTTAGAAATATGGTTAATCTGATGGCTGTCAGATGGATGCACCAGAGGACCTTGATTCATCTAAAATTGCTGAGTTTCTGGAAGATACACAGGCGGGTTGGGGCAGAGACCAGGGACCAGTAAAGGGCTGAGTATGACGTAGAGGGTGGGAGCTAACAACCTGTGACCTAactgcccccacctcccacctcagcAAATCACTAACCACTAAATCCAGAAATCCATAGTGTTCAGAGTAGCTATTTGAGAACTGGCTGGAGAGGGtacagggaggaggggcaggttgAAGCCCCAGCGTATTACTTTTTAGCAGAAGGTGTGAGAGAGATTTCAAGGGGCATTGTGAGTAATAGgggttttcttctcctttacagAACCCTTTTCTAGTCTCCCTAGTGACCTCTCCTAAATTTAAGCCAAATGGAGCTGAGAACCCCTGGGTGGCTAGACAGCAGCTGAGCCATGGCTCCATTCCAGGGTCAGTAATCTCAGGAGAGACTCAAGAAGGTGACAGCTGGCAGGGCGGAGGGAATGGGGTGGCGTGTGAGGTTCAGTCCTGACAAATATTCCTGCTTCGAGGATTCTCAAGGTTAGCTGATATGAGAAGGAAGGTAGAGGAAGGGACAGCTACTCCAGGGGAGATGCTTAGAACTGGGGTCCAGATTTTCCTCCAAAGGGGAgggatgaaagaaaagaattggtgGATTAAGGGACCAggcttagagagagagagagggataatGGTTAAAGCAAGGATCAGATTCAGGGATTTGCTGGCAATAAAGAAAGTAGGATTTGAAGTCAGAGATCATGGGACTGTAGAACTTGCCTCTTGACCTGAGACCCTCTTGTCTGGACTATTGACTGTTATTCTATTACTAAACACCCCATCTATCTCATGCTTTTGCAGTGTGGACAGACCTCTTGTGATGACAGCGTGCCAGTGTGGAAAGTGTCACCTAGCTAACTACTGGGTCATTACATTGATcatgtgccaaaaaaaaaaaaatatatatatatatatatatatatatatatatatatatatatactgactACAGGAAGAtcatgggaaaagaaagagtaatGAGTGGCCAGTCTCCCAAGAGTCTCAGGAACAACCCTTCCTCtcatggaaacttttttttttttttttggtgaaaggGGGACTAGCAGGAATTCCGTAGGGTTTGGGGAACACCCTTGTGCATGTTCCTTccgatttttaaataaaaatgtacatatacatagataagcaatcaatatattttacaaaaattggACCAtatcaacttttctttttaaatttaattgtttttggctgcgctgagtctttgttgctgcgcgtgggctttctctagttgtggtgagcaggggctactcttcattgtggtgtgcaggcttctcattgtggtggcttcccttgttgtggagcacgggctctagggcatgtgggcttcagtagttgtggctcgcagactctagagcataggctgagtagttgtggcgcatgggcttagttgctccgtggcatgtgggatcttcccggaccagggatagaacccatgtcccctgtattggcgggcgtattcctaaccactgtgccaccagggaagtccctggaccatatcaacttttaaaaacattagagcagggcttctctggtggcgcactgattaagaatctgcctgccaatgcaagggacacaggttcgagccctggcccaggaagatcccacatgccacggagcaactaagcccgtgcgccacaactactgagcttgcactctagagcctgcaagccacaactactgagcccacgtgccacaactaccgaagcctgtgcgcctagagcccatgctccgcaacaagagaagccacgacaatgagaagcccatgcaccgcaacgaagagtagcccccgctcaccgcaactagagaaagcccgcgcacagcaacgaagacccaacacgccaaaaaataaacttataaaaaacaaaacaaaacaaaaaaacattagagcagaaattaacagaacattgtaaatcaactatactacaataaaatttttaaaaataataaaaaaaattaaatagttattttataaCTGTCTGCTCTCTCCAGTACTTTGCAAGATGCTAggaatacacaaataaatcaCAAGACTTGAAAAGGCGGTATAAATGTGACCAATATATCCTTTGAAAATCACACATGATCAGTAAAGCCGTCTTTGGCCCAAATTTTAACATCCAAAAAGATGGGATTGTCCATCTAcctaacaatttttaaatttgtaatttattttaaaagtcacttccCTATCAAACATAGCACTGCATCAGcgttttttatctttatttatttatttgtttatttttggctgcgttgggtctttcgttgctgcacatgggctttctcttgttgcggcgagcaggggctacccttcgttgcggtgcgcgggcttctcattgcagtgacttctctcattgcggagcatgggctgtaggtgcgcgggcttcaacagttgtggcacatgggctcagtagttgtggctcgcggactctagagcacaggctcagtagttgtggtgcaggggcttagttgctctgcggcatgtgagatcttcccggaccagggctcaagcccatgtcccctgccttggcaggtggattcttaaccactgtgccaccagggaagtcccagcgttttttatttgaataatttttattttactttcaattattattttcttcttatttccccCTAACTTTCTGTTAGAAAAATTTATCAGAGTTGAAAGAGTTGTTCAATGCACATCCATATCTTTTCCAGCTAGATTCAGTAACTGTTAATATATTAGCATATTTGTGTCAGCATGTGACGGTATTCGATCTTGTGGACATAGCACAGTGGCTAAGAGTGTGGAGTTGGTCTGCCTGGGTCCCAGAGCCAGTTCCACTGTTTTCTAGTAGTGTGGCTTGAACTTGGGCAAGATCTTTAACAtctctaagcctgtttcctcaactataaaataggATGACATCTCAGAGATTtcagaggattaaatgggatagggtttggcacataataaatgctcaggaAGTATTATTTGGGTACTTGTCTTTTCTCCTCACTCAGCCTGGAAGATAGGGACAATATCTTGActggttttactttgttttttaaaaatttttggctgcgttgggtcttcgttgctgtgcgcgggctttctctagttgcggcgatcaggggctactctttgttgcagtgctcgggcttctcattgtggtggcttctcttgttgcggagcatgggctctaggcgtgcgggcttcagtagttatggcacgcgggctcagcagttgtggtgagcgggcttagttgccccatggcatgtgggatcttagttccctaaccagggatcaaaccagcgtcccctgcattacaagccagattcttaaccactggaccacgagggaagtcccttaccTGCAGAATTTGACACAATTAATCACTCTCGTCTCCTTGAAATAGTTTCTTCATATGGCTTCTAAAGTACTATAATCTCTTGACTTTTCTCCTGGCTTCttctcaacttttctttttcttttttctttttttttaaacatctttattgaagtataattgctttacaatggtgtgttagtttctgctttataacaaagtgaatcagttatacatatacatatgttcccatatctcttccctcttgcatctccctccctcccaccctccctatcccacccctctaggtggtcacaaagcaccgagctgatctccctgtgttatgtggctgcttcccactagctatctgttttacatttggtagtgtatatatgtccatgccactctctcaccctgtcacatctcacccctccccctccccatatcctcaagtccattctctggtaggtccatgtctttattcccgtcttgccactaggttcttcatggccttttttttttttttccttagattccatatatatgtgttagcatactgtatttgtttttgtctttctgacttatttcagtctgtatgacagactctaggtccatccacctcactacaaataactcaatttcgtttctttttatggctgagtaatattccattgtatatatgtgccacatcttctttatccattcatctcttgatggacacttaggttgcttccatgtcctggctattgtaaatagagctgcaatgaacattttggtacatgactctttttgaattatggttttctcagggtatatgcccagtagtgggattgctgggtcgtatggtagttctatttttagtttttttttttttttaatagatttatttatttatttatttatttttggctgtgttgggtcttcgtttctgtgcgagggctttctctagttgtggcaagcgggggccactcttcattgcggtgcgcgggcctctcactatcgcggcctctcttgttgcggagcacaggctccagacacgcaggctcagtaattgtggctcacgggcccagttgctccgcagcatgtgggatcctcccagaccagggctcgaacccatgtcccctgcattggcaggcggattctcaaccactgcaccaccagggaagcccctatttttagttttttaaggaacctccatactgttctccatagtggctgtatcaatttacattcccaccaacagcgcaagctCTTCTCaacttttcttattgatttttccaCATTTCTACAACCTCTAATCACCGGAATGCCCCAGGATTTGacccttttctcctctttatcTGAACTCACACCCTTGGTGATCTCACCCAGTCTCATGGCATAAATGCCAACCACATCTTAATAACTGTCTAATTTATATCTCTAGGCAAGAGGCATCTCTCTAACTCATCTTGAATATCCAACAGCTTATAAAAACATCTCCTCCtggtagacaatggacttgaggacccgggggaggggggcgggggggggaagctgggacaaagtgagagagtagcactgacatatatacacactaccaaatgtaaaatagctagtgggaagcagcagcatagcacagagagatcagctcagtgctttgcaccaacctagaggggtgggatagggaggttgggcgggaggctcaagagggaggggatatggggatatatgtatacatatagctgattcaccttgttatacagcagaagctaacacaacattgtaaagcaattatactcccataaagatgtaaaacaaaacaaaacaaaaaaaaactcctcCTGGATAATTAGGTAGGCAATCTCAAACTTGTCCAAAAACAAGCTTCTGATCCTTTCCCTAATACCTGCTCCTCCTGCTGTCTTCTTCATTTCAGGAAAtggcaatttcattttttttcatttcctcagcCCAAAAACTTTGGAGCTATTCTTGAGTTGTCTCACTATGCCACTTAACCAATAGTCGTAGCttgaaaatacagttgaccctctgTATCTgagggttctgcatctgtggattcaaccaaccaaagattgaaaatacacatttttttaaattccagaaagtttcaaaaagcaaaacttgaatttgctgcaagCCAGAACTAtttgcatagcatttacattgtattgacaactatttacatagcctttacattgtattaggtattataagtaatctagcttttaaagtatgtgggaggatgtgcataggttatatgcaaatacttgccaatataaaaataaatgccattttatgtaaggtacttgagcatctgtggattttggtatcctcgGGAGTCCTGGAACAAATCTCCTGCGGAATCTGAGGGACAATTGTATACCTAGAATcaaaccacttctcaccacctccactgacaCCTTTTTGATCCAAGCAACCATTATCTCCTGTCTAGTTTTCTGCAATAATCGCCTAACAGATTTTTCATCTTCCTCCCTAATGCCCCTTATGTGCAAATTGAAGGTTTCTAATGGCTTCTCATCACCCTTATGATAAAAGTCAAATTCCTTAAAAAGACTCCCAAGGCTTAAGAAGACTCCCAAGGTCTGACAGAGTCTGCCCCCACTCCCAGTTATCTCTGATCTCATCTTCATCTGtggttcctccctcctcctcctctccactccAGCTACGTTGGACTCATGCTATTCCTCAAACACGCTAGTCACACTTCCACCCCAGGGCCCTTGAAAGCTCTTGCCGACCATCTACAGCCCTTACTCCCTATCTCCTTCAGCTCTTGGCTCAGATGCCACCTTTCAGAGAGGCTTTTCCTGACCACTCTGTATAAAACTGTATTTCTCCATTCCCACCTGGCAGTCACTACCTCCCTTCCCTGTCTTTTCtctatagcacttatcaccacttaacataataataattttgtttatttttttatttatttttttaaaataatgtgagttgttttttgtttgtttgtttttaaatttttatttatttatttatttttggctgtgttgggtcttcgtttctgtgtgagggctttctctagttgcggcaagtgggggccactcttcatcgcggtgcgcgggcctctcactgttgcggcctctcttgttgcggagcacaggctccagacgcgcaggctcagtagttgtggctcacgggcccagttgctccgcggcatgtgggatcttcccagaccaggactcgaacccgtgtcccctgcatcggcagacagactctcaaccactgcaccaccagggaagcccaataattttgtttattcatttgtctatCTATAtcctagaatgtaaactccatgagggcagggttttttctgttttgtcctCTACAGTTTCCCTAGCACCAatcaatacttgttgaataaattttgatgacttttctccctctctctgatcTCGAGACCCACTTCTTCAAAAGACTAAGGGATGTACCTGGTAGTAGGAGGGCTTGAAAATGATGATGGTGAGTCTACGGGGATGGCACCTTAATACTTCTGTGAATAGCtaatattctgatttttcttttccagcttAACACCAAAACATCCCCGGCAACCAACCAGGCAGCTGGCCCAGAGGAAAAGGGTGAGTGGGGGTGGGCTAAGCAGTTTGTAGAGCAGGTAAATATAGGGACATGAAGACAAGTAGGGCTGGAAGCCTGGAAGCTCCTAAAGTCAGATGTAACAGGAATAAGAATGTGATAAGTGAAACAAAGCACTAGGTTAGGACTACTATATCTATAAACTTCCTTCCACTTTTTCCTAAGAAGTAAACCTACTAGAATTTACTCTTTGACTTTAGAAACTGGCTCTGGAATGCTTGGAAACAGGTACAGTGATAGGAAGAAACTCATCAAATAATCCCAGCCTCTGTCTCAATCAGAACTTTAGGGAAAACAGGGGAAAGTGAGTGTGCTCTGGGACTCTGAACTGTAGGATTTAGGAATAAGTGGTGATAGAAGACATTTGTCATCTTGGTTCAAGAGTTGCAAAGCTCCTGAGTACCTACTATAGCTAATTCTCAGCCCAGGTACCCTGACTCAAGCTTCTGGGAGATTTATCAGGCATTCCTGGTCCTAGCAAAGATTGGGGGATGTCACAGAGTCCAGCAGAAAGTGGACTTTAACCACTGTATTTGGGGCCTGGGGCAATTCAGGTTTACTCATTAATGAATCTCTCAACTATCTGCAGGGAGAGCTGGCAATACCAAgaaggctgaggaggaggaggagattgATATTGATCTGACGGCACCAGAAACAGAGAAGGCTGCCCTTGCTATTCAGGGCAAGTTCCGGcgattccagaaaaagaaaaaggatcccAGTTCCTGAATAACCAGCCTTACCCTTCACCttgctcccttcccttcccttctccacaGCTCTTACTCCCATGTATCTTTGTCTCTTTGTCCCTCAAGCTTCTCGTTGAGGCAAGTCCAACCCTTATACATTATTTTCTCTGGCCCCTCAAGCCATCGCAGCCGCAGAGGCACAAGGAACACAGGGAAGATGAAGAATTCAACAGGCAGCCACTTGCTTAAGGGTGGAACGTTTTCTCCTTGGGATACAGCTCCTTGATCAGTACCTGTGCCTGCCTTATGAGGTTGAAGAGGAAGAGGATTTGAGGTTGAGAGAGGGACCCCTGAcaatgtgggagggagggaaaagccTTCAGAGTAGGGTGCCCGAGGGTGGGTCATATGCCCTGTTCCACTGGTTACAACATTTGCACTTCAGGTAGCATTTTTTCCCTTCACATCCTTCTCATCAGGACCTCAACTTCCCTCCTATGAGCTAACCCACCATGGGGACTGGAGCCTCCCTTTCCCCTGGGCAGACCTAAATCAAGCTGCTCCCATGTTAGTGCATGCTCAGTAGATTAGTTCCAAGGAAGGGAGACTGGGACTGGTAGAGACAAGGAAAAGTTTCCTTCATCGTCTAGTCTAGAACCATAAGGGGCAGAAGTGGAAGAGGTTCAAGGGGCCACAGGCAGGGAAATGGGAAGATTTGGGAAGGAAATCGCCAGTTGatttgggaagaaaagaaaaatgaaggaggaggagagctcTAAGGACACAAGTTACTGCTGGTAAAGGTGTACTATATGAAGGATTCTTGGGGCTTTGTTAACCTGCCTACCTCTAACCCCTCCTGCCTAGCCACCCCCAGAGGCCACACAAACCAAGTGACCCTGGTAGTTCCCACCTGCCCCACTGTGGAGTCAGAGCAGAAGTGGAACAGCCACTCTATGTGATTTTAGCATGTTTAAtaattatgaaaacaataaacaaaatcctCAAATAGGGCCATTTgaactctacttctgttttttcTTGGGAGGAATATGAATATAAGCCTGAGCTGGCCTCAGGGAGGGTGGTAGAGCAACTGCACGGATTACATGATGGCTCAGGGAATTAACACAGACCGAAGCCCTCTCCTACCTTCCTTCCCTGACCTTGTCCTCACCTTGATTCACCACCCATATTGTCTCTATCTGCTGCTATTTCCACCCCCGGTGCTCCCCTGCAAGGGTGCccatctccttccctttccccttccagcGAGCACATGCTTGGTGGATCTGCCTCTGAAAACAAACCtgatcttcccttcctccctctccccgaaTGACCTGTACTAGCTGTCCCTCCTGCTTTGTCTTCCTCCcacatccctcctcctcccctcccactgtTTTCTCAAACTTAGAAGAAGCAGATGACTCTGGGTCAATAGAGAGCACCACTGTCACGCTGAAGATTTTAAACCATGAATCAAATGGTGGCTTACATTGCTGAGaaatgatttctgtatattgaagcCAGAAGCCAAATGCTTGAAGGTCGAACAAGGAATGCTTTCTCTCCCCCACTCTCCTCACTTCTTAGTACTGATTTAAGAATACAGAAGTTGGAATCATGCAGCAGCTCTGAGCAGGAAGCAAGGAACAATATccctggaagcaacctatatTACAAAGTTTATCCATGCCTGACAAGCCATGGCTATAGACTATCAGGAGGATTAAACAGTAATTCATGGGAAGGCCCTCTTCTCCTGTTGCCAGAGACGAGAAGGAAATTTTACATTTGAAATCTGTTCTGAGGGCAGTATAGTGATGATGGTGGATTTTAGTCCTGGACTCAGGGGCAAATAAAAGGATAACCTCATTGCCACACCAGATGTGTGTCCAGTATGTCCTGGTAAAACAGGAGGATTCCCTGTTTTCTGGTTCCGCGGACACAAGATGGGGATTAACTGTACTGCACCTTGGTCCGCCCCTATTCACACTAAAGTAAAACAGGTACTTCCTGTTCCTGGTGGTATGAGCTTCTGAGAGTTGGCTGGTACTAGGGCAATCGTGGCGTT
Above is a window of Balaenoptera acutorostrata chromosome 1, mBalAcu1.1, whole genome shotgun sequence DNA encoding:
- the PCP4L1 gene encoding Purkinje cell protein 4-like protein 1, encoding MSELNTKTSPATNQAAGPEEKGRAGNTKKAEEEEEIDIDLTAPETEKAALAIQGKFRRFQKKKKDPSS